From one Haloferax marinisediminis genomic stretch:
- a CDS encoding lamin tail domain-containing protein, whose translation MTASLRTVVVVVLVLFAGCTGGGSLDVGESPGQPTTATEATAAQTTTAAASPNGTLEVHFINVGQSVSTLLVAPNGETMLIDSGDFRDDGEHVLAYLQAHDIQRLDYLVTSHADADHIGGNAAIIEYYETQANGVGAIYDPGIASTSQTYAAYLDAVEEHDVPLYRTQAGDQISMGLVTATVLSPPEGYLASEDRNENSIVLMTQFGSTRFLFTGDAEHEAEEYLIDTYGSNLQATVLKTGHHGSKGSTSEEFLQAVQPKVAVVSSDYDSQYGHPNEETLERLDAQSIPTYWTATHGTIVFASNGDQVRISTQQAAPTRPIELRDGTAIEPGTEPDVTVRTEITAGGSLTTLTPVATDGGTDTTDASLAVVEVHADAAGSDTENLNDEYIVFKNTGSESLDLSGWTISDASGRTYTVPDGTTLAAGATITLHTGSGADTSTDLYWGSGSAVWNNDGDTITVLNNTGATVLEETYA comes from the coding sequence ATGACTGCGTCTCTCCGGACGGTTGTTGTTGTCGTCCTCGTCCTTTTCGCGGGTTGTACCGGTGGTGGGTCGCTCGATGTGGGCGAGTCACCTGGTCAACCAACGACTGCAACAGAGGCAACAGCAGCGCAGACCACGACTGCGGCCGCATCTCCTAACGGAACGCTCGAGGTCCACTTCATTAACGTCGGGCAATCGGTCAGTACGCTCCTCGTCGCACCGAATGGTGAGACGATGCTCATCGACTCTGGTGATTTCCGTGACGATGGTGAGCACGTCCTCGCGTATCTCCAGGCCCACGATATCCAGCGGTTGGACTACTTGGTGACCTCGCACGCTGACGCAGACCACATCGGTGGAAACGCAGCCATCATCGAGTATTACGAGACACAGGCGAATGGTGTGGGTGCAATCTACGACCCCGGTATCGCATCCACCTCACAGACCTACGCTGCATACCTCGATGCCGTCGAAGAACACGACGTCCCACTGTACCGAACACAAGCCGGTGACCAGATTTCGATGGGGCTGGTGACGGCAACAGTGCTGTCTCCGCCTGAAGGCTACCTTGCGAGTGAAGACAGAAACGAGAACAGCATTGTTCTGATGACGCAGTTCGGGTCGACACGGTTCTTATTCACAGGTGATGCCGAACACGAAGCTGAAGAGTACCTTATCGACACGTACGGTTCGAATCTGCAAGCGACGGTTTTGAAGACCGGCCACCACGGCTCGAAAGGGAGTACAAGCGAGGAGTTCCTTCAGGCTGTCCAGCCCAAGGTCGCGGTTGTTTCGAGCGACTACGACTCACAGTACGGCCACCCGAATGAGGAGACGCTCGAACGATTGGATGCACAGTCAATACCGACGTACTGGACCGCAACACACGGTACGATTGTCTTTGCGAGTAACGGCGATCAAGTGAGAATCAGCACGCAGCAAGCGGCACCGACGCGCCCAATAGAACTCCGTGACGGAACTGCAATTGAACCTGGGACGGAGCCTGACGTGACTGTTCGAACCGAAATCACGGCGGGTGGGAGTCTGACGACTCTCACGCCGGTTGCGACTGATGGTGGAACAGACACGACGGACGCTTCGCTTGCTGTTGTGGAAGTCCATGCAGATGCAGCTGGGTCCGATACTGAGAATCTGAACGACGAGTACATTGTCTTCAAGAATACCGGAAGCGAATCACTCGACCTCTCGGGATGGACAATCTCCGATGCATCTGGTCGGACGTACACCGTCCCTGATGGCACGACACTGGCTGCGGGCGCAACCATCACACTTCACACCGGGTCTGGAGCCGACACGTCGACTGATCTCTACTGGGGCTCAGGTTCTGCTGTCTGGAACAATGATGGCGATACTATCACCGTACTGAATAATACCGGTGCAACCGTACTTGAGGAGACGTACGCATGA
- a CDS encoding DUF3006 domain-containing protein produces the protein MIPDGTYTATVDRFEDDLAVLLVEEDGRDIDQLVVDRDDLPWRARKQNSVLTVTVSDGEYKNGTYKPDETEERTEAAQSRFDRLSRRPPQDDES, from the coding sequence ATGATTCCAGACGGGACCTACACCGCGACAGTCGACCGCTTCGAAGACGACCTGGCAGTCTTACTCGTCGAAGAAGACGGCCGCGATATCGACCAGCTCGTTGTCGACCGCGACGACTTGCCGTGGCGTGCAAGAAAACAAAATTCAGTCCTCACAGTCACCGTCTCAGATGGGGAGTACAAGAACGGGACGTACAAGCCAGACGAGACAGAAGAACGAACCGAAGCCGCTCAGTCACGGTTTGACCGACTCTCGCGTCGGCCACCACAAGACGACGAGTCGTAA
- a CDS encoding transcription initiation factor IIB has product MSLREIYERTFDESCGKSIDATDCPECDGRLATDGGETSCEACGLIVDHYYIDHTHGPRVFDDDPVPTRRTGGRLTPTRHDRGVSAEIGYNRDANGQRVSSEKQRQLHRLRREHRRARFGSKAERNLATALQEIARMGSALDLPYSVVEEASQTYRRAQQQDLIRGRSLEMMAAGSLYATCRARGLPRRQAEIANVARCTVIQVRTGYRVLNSELGIDAQIVTARTAVPRLASDCGVSSAIQARAYELAELADDDGITNGRNPMGVAAACLYLATKQHGGKQTQAEFATTADVTVPTLRARYYELTERV; this is encoded by the coding sequence ATGTCACTGAGAGAAATCTACGAACGAACGTTCGACGAATCGTGCGGGAAATCAATTGATGCCACTGACTGCCCGGAGTGCGACGGGAGGCTCGCAACGGACGGCGGCGAAACCAGTTGCGAAGCCTGTGGGCTCATCGTCGACCACTACTACATCGACCACACCCACGGCCCACGCGTGTTCGATGACGACCCAGTTCCAACACGACGAACTGGAGGCCGACTCACTCCCACTCGTCACGACCGCGGCGTCTCTGCAGAAATCGGCTACAATCGTGATGCGAACGGCCAGCGGGTGTCGTCAGAAAAGCAGCGACAACTTCACCGACTTCGCCGTGAACATCGCCGTGCGCGGTTTGGGTCGAAAGCAGAGCGGAACCTCGCGACTGCCCTCCAAGAAATCGCACGGATGGGAAGTGCCCTCGACCTCCCGTACAGTGTCGTCGAAGAGGCGAGTCAGACGTACCGCCGGGCACAACAGCAGGACCTCATTCGCGGACGTTCGCTCGAGATGATGGCTGCAGGAAGTCTGTATGCGACGTGCCGGGCGCGTGGGCTCCCGCGCCGACAAGCGGAAATTGCAAACGTCGCTCGGTGCACCGTCATCCAGGTTCGAACGGGGTATCGTGTCCTCAACAGCGAACTGGGAATCGACGCACAGATTGTGACTGCACGGACGGCCGTTCCACGGCTTGCATCGGACTGCGGCGTCTCATCTGCGATCCAAGCACGTGCGTACGAACTCGCAGAACTCGCTGACGACGATGGGATTACGAACGGACGAAATCCCATGGGTGTGGCAGCGGCTTGTCTGTATCTCGCGACAAAACAACACGGCGGGAAGCAGACCCAAGCGGAGTTCGCGACAACGGCAGACGTAACGGTCCCAACACTCAGAGCGAGGTATTACGAACTCACTGAGCGGGTGTGA
- a CDS encoding alcohol dehydrogenase catalytic domain-containing protein yields the protein MRAAAFTDLIGPDGVSLIEQPTPEPGPTEAVVDVEAASINRHDLWILEGDSAMVTADNLPFVSGLDLAGEVRAVGDDVTSVTPGDRVVLCPNETCGVCRFCREGPENLCESYSLYHGGLAEAACVEAARLVTLPDSVEMTQAAALPTAYMTAYQMLRRARVGPTDLVFIPGATGGVGVAGVQLASIFGARTIGTSSSRDKLDQLEGIGLAHAIQGTDPDDLRESVQAIGTPDAVLNHLGGAYTGLGLDVLRRGGRMVVCGRTAGQFSDIDIADLFLGHKRVIGSTMGTQTDLETLVELVAEGALTPIIDDTYLLEQTGDAFAAMQNRESVGKLVITP from the coding sequence ATGCGTGCCGCAGCCTTCACCGACCTCATCGGCCCTGACGGAGTCTCGCTTATCGAGCAACCAACCCCCGAACCCGGACCGACCGAGGCGGTTGTCGATGTCGAAGCGGCCTCGATCAATCGGCACGATCTGTGGATTCTCGAGGGTGACTCTGCGATGGTCACCGCAGATAACCTGCCGTTCGTGAGCGGGCTGGACCTCGCTGGAGAGGTCCGTGCGGTCGGTGACGACGTCACGTCAGTCACCCCGGGCGACCGTGTGGTCCTCTGCCCGAACGAGACCTGTGGAGTCTGTCGATTCTGTCGCGAGGGTCCCGAGAATCTTTGTGAATCGTACTCACTGTATCACGGTGGCCTTGCAGAGGCTGCCTGTGTTGAGGCAGCCCGTCTTGTCACCCTTCCTGATAGCGTCGAGATGACACAGGCTGCCGCACTTCCGACGGCGTACATGACTGCGTATCAGATGCTTCGCCGGGCTCGCGTTGGGCCAACCGACCTCGTATTCATTCCGGGTGCAACTGGTGGCGTGGGTGTCGCTGGCGTCCAACTCGCGAGCATATTCGGTGCCCGAACAATCGGGACATCATCATCCCGCGACAAACTCGACCAGCTGGAAGGCATCGGCCTTGCTCACGCAATCCAGGGCACGGACCCGGACGACCTCCGTGAGTCAGTCCAGGCCATCGGAACCCCGGATGCAGTGTTGAACCACCTCGGTGGTGCGTACACCGGACTCGGACTCGACGTCCTTCGACGCGGTGGGCGGATGGTCGTCTGTGGCCGTACTGCCGGGCAGTTCTCTGATATCGACATCGCAGACCTGTTTCTCGGACACAAACGAGTCATCGGGAGTACGATGGGCACGCAGACGGACCTCGAGACGCTCGTCGAACTGGTTGCCGAGGGGGCGTTGACGCCCATCATCGACGACACCTACCTACTGGAGCAGACTGGTGACGCCTTCGCTGCCATGCAGAACCGCGAGAGCGTCGGCAAACTTGTGATTACTCCCTAA
- a CDS encoding phage NrS-1 polymerase family protein gives MTPPLPTRDALPDDLCERAQWVGWRKQTRTGAETKVPQDVTGGYASATDAKTWTTFDEALAYAEAGNADGVGFVFTDDDPYVGIDLDKCRDSETGETEEWSQMIIDRMDSYTEVSPSGTGYHIIINGDLPPDGNRTGNLELYDQARFFTVTGERVDGPSNDIEDRTAELTALHAAYFETPDTASNSGPSKTTVGVVEPETGGQDATLTGNGLTDEDIVKRASNAANGLKFSRLWKGDAGAYDSHSEADMALSSILAFWTGGDAQQMDRLVRDSRLYREKWDEVHYADGSTYGEKTIERAIAGTTEYYDPSGFSSAVRRSTTRKGGSRKRTRERDDDAAIDGTKKEASAADVGRAARARETAHLERLNDLQTHLESVLEENERLQAELEAERERRRELEAQVAAADDTDDDGWWLVRWFRRD, from the coding sequence ATGACACCACCACTCCCCACGCGCGACGCACTCCCAGATGACCTCTGTGAACGAGCCCAGTGGGTAGGGTGGCGCAAACAGACGAGAACTGGAGCTGAAACGAAGGTTCCACAGGACGTGACCGGGGGGTACGCGTCGGCGACAGACGCGAAGACGTGGACAACGTTCGACGAGGCACTAGCATACGCCGAAGCGGGGAACGCAGACGGCGTGGGATTCGTGTTCACCGACGACGACCCGTACGTGGGAATCGACCTGGACAAGTGTCGCGACAGCGAGACGGGCGAGACCGAAGAATGGTCGCAGATGATCATCGACCGGATGGACTCGTACACGGAAGTGAGCCCCTCGGGAACGGGGTATCACATCATCATCAACGGAGACCTCCCCCCAGACGGCAACCGAACAGGAAACCTCGAACTGTACGACCAGGCGCGCTTCTTCACCGTGACAGGCGAGCGGGTTGACGGCCCATCGAACGACATCGAAGACCGGACAGCCGAACTCACCGCGCTGCACGCAGCGTACTTCGAGACACCAGACACAGCATCGAACAGCGGACCATCCAAGACGACAGTCGGGGTTGTCGAACCGGAGACAGGCGGTCAAGACGCCACACTCACAGGCAACGGCCTCACAGACGAAGACATAGTCAAACGAGCGTCGAACGCGGCCAACGGCCTGAAATTCAGCCGCCTGTGGAAAGGCGACGCGGGCGCATACGACAGTCACTCAGAGGCTGACATGGCACTGAGTTCGATCCTGGCGTTCTGGACCGGGGGCGACGCACAGCAGATGGATCGCCTGGTACGCGACTCAAGACTGTACCGAGAGAAATGGGACGAGGTGCACTACGCAGATGGGTCGACCTACGGCGAGAAGACAATCGAGAGAGCAATCGCAGGGACGACCGAATACTACGACCCGTCTGGATTTTCCAGTGCAGTCCGGCGATCGACGACGCGGAAAGGTGGCTCTCGAAAGCGAACGAGAGAGCGTGACGACGATGCTGCGATAGATGGGACGAAGAAAGAGGCGTCAGCGGCGGACGTGGGCCGAGCGGCACGCGCTCGCGAGACTGCGCACCTGGAGCGACTCAACGACCTTCAGACACACCTCGAATCAGTGCTCGAAGAGAACGAGCGACTACAAGCGGAGTTGGAAGCCGAACGCGAACGGCGACGTGAATTAGAAGCGCAGGTCGCAGCGGCAGACGACACAGACGATGATGGGTGGTGGTTAGTTCGGTGGTTCAGACGGGACTGA
- a CDS encoding ester cyclase, with protein MASASTPTPGADANALIARRYPEDIATQGNLDLIDEICVEDVLDHSPLGDLKGREEQKEQMRMLRGAFSDFSATVEDVVTEGDMVAMRVTLRGTHDGEFMGRDGTGKTFEVSNMVFTRIEDGLIAERWVIPDMMGMLTQLGIVDAPQM; from the coding sequence ATGGCATCAGCAAGTACACCAACCCCCGGAGCCGACGCGAACGCACTCATTGCTCGCCGGTACCCGGAAGACATCGCAACACAGGGGAACCTCGACCTCATCGACGAGATTTGTGTCGAAGACGTCCTCGACCACAGTCCGCTCGGCGACCTGAAGGGGCGCGAAGAACAGAAAGAACAGATGCGGATGCTTCGAGGGGCGTTCAGTGACTTCTCGGCGACAGTCGAGGACGTCGTCACCGAAGGCGACATGGTCGCCATGCGCGTCACCTTACGCGGAACCCACGATGGTGAGTTCATGGGCCGCGACGGAACCGGAAAGACGTTCGAGGTCTCGAACATGGTGTTCACTCGCATCGAAGACGGACTGATCGCAGAGCGGTGGGTCATCCCGGACATGATGGGAATGCTCACCCAACTCGGCATCGTCGACGCACCTCAGATGTGA
- a CDS encoding MaoC family dehydratase, with protein MDDTDTSAPDTIWPRGPPRVGEYAERSRTIEPEYIELFSELSGDYNPLHYDEEVAKATQFGEIVVQGGVTSALLNAIVAEDLPGPGSVFLNVNWDFTAPVRPGDTITGWVEVTKVREDKPITELETEITRDDGTVVLKGTAVCYTMPIGGVASE; from the coding sequence ATGGACGACACCGACACCTCCGCACCCGATACGATTTGGCCGCGTGGCCCCCCGCGAGTCGGCGAGTACGCCGAACGCTCACGGACCATCGAACCGGAGTACATCGAACTGTTCTCAGAACTGAGCGGCGACTACAACCCGCTCCACTACGACGAGGAAGTCGCCAAGGCAACACAGTTTGGTGAAATCGTCGTGCAGGGGGGCGTCACGAGCGCGCTTCTCAACGCCATCGTCGCCGAAGACCTGCCCGGTCCGGGGTCAGTGTTCCTCAACGTGAACTGGGATTTCACCGCGCCGGTCCGCCCCGGTGACACGATTACTGGGTGGGTCGAAGTCACGAAGGTCCGCGAGGACAAGCCGATTACCGAACTCGAAACGGAGATTACGCGTGACGATGGGACGGTCGTTCTGAAGGGCACTGCCGTCTGCTACACGATGCCCATCGGTGGCGTGGCGAGCGAGTAA
- a CDS encoding group I truncated hemoglobin, producing MSGNKTLYERLGGKEAISAVVDEFYDRMLADDELAPYFEDTDMQKQRAHQVQFISAVAGGPVDYTGADMREAHEHLELSHDDFAATATHLKDALEEFDVEENEIDEVLDAVASLEDEIVTA from the coding sequence ATGTCGGGCAATAAAACTCTCTACGAGAGACTTGGCGGGAAAGAGGCTATCTCTGCAGTCGTCGACGAGTTCTACGACCGGATGCTGGCGGACGACGAGCTCGCACCGTACTTCGAAGACACGGACATGCAGAAACAACGAGCCCACCAGGTGCAGTTCATCAGCGCTGTGGCCGGCGGCCCTGTCGACTACACGGGCGCCGACATGCGCGAGGCACACGAACACCTGGAGCTGTCACACGACGACTTCGCGGCGACGGCGACGCACCTCAAGGACGCACTGGAGGAGTTCGACGTCGAGGAAAACGAAATCGACGAGGTACTCGACGCAGTCGCCAGCCTCGAAGACGAGATCGTCACGGCCTGA
- a CDS encoding heme NO-binding domain-containing protein, protein MHGIVLNQLKSFVVETYDRDTWATLQQEAGLPGKLYVPVTEYPDEDVLALVETASELTEIPIPDLLEAFGEFLVPPLLETYGVHVDKDWTGLELIANVERYIHIALRAKQVSTYTPPELESGWRDNNTVSLVYQSDRQLCHLARGIITGVGDHFDEPFEIEEPVCMHEGDEYCELLVRHAEAA, encoded by the coding sequence GTGCACGGAATCGTCCTCAACCAGTTGAAAAGCTTCGTCGTCGAGACGTACGACCGCGACACGTGGGCGACGTTACAACAGGAGGCGGGCCTCCCGGGCAAACTGTACGTTCCAGTGACCGAGTACCCCGACGAAGACGTTCTCGCACTCGTCGAGACGGCATCTGAACTGACGGAGATACCCATCCCTGACTTGCTCGAAGCGTTCGGCGAATTTCTGGTACCGCCACTCCTCGAAACGTACGGCGTCCACGTCGACAAAGACTGGACCGGGCTCGAACTCATCGCGAACGTCGAGCGGTACATCCACATCGCACTCCGGGCGAAACAGGTTTCGACGTACACACCACCCGAACTCGAATCGGGGTGGCGAGACAACAATACGGTCAGCCTCGTCTATCAATCAGACCGTCAACTGTGCCACCTCGCGAGAGGCATCATCACAGGTGTCGGCGACCACTTCGACGAACCGTTCGAGATCGAAGAACCGGTCTGCATGCACGAGGGTGACGAGTACTGCGAACTCCTCGTTCGACACGCCGAAGCAGCCTAA